One genomic region from Sulfurimonas sp. encodes:
- a CDS encoding type II toxin-antitoxin system RelE/ParE family toxin: protein MKIEIRKSAIKDLKHISQPFKDNIHNKILELKDFPNIQNIKKLTNFEPAYRLRVGNYRVLFDVLDDIITIGRVLHRQNSY, encoded by the coding sequence ATGAAGATTGAAATTAGAAAAAGTGCTATAAAAGATTTAAAGCATATTTCCCAGCCTTTTAAAGATAATATACATAATAAAATTTTAGAGTTAAAAGATTTTCCAAATATACAAAATATTAAAAAATTAACAAATTTTGAACCAGCATACAGATTAAGAGTTGGAAATTATAGAGTTTTATTTGATGTATTAGATGATATTATAACAATTGGTAGAGTTTTACATAGACAAAATAGTTATTGA